A window from Cryobacterium sp. PAMC25264 encodes these proteins:
- a CDS encoding HNH endonuclease signature motif containing protein — translation MATSNATPDSTPEDSPDGSSNDYVDPVAEAISVVIDPLIANAKVIAAAYAERTRLLAELDQLGHDRWIIAGLAGDPIESGRNDPDTGKHGPAWADEELARRALAAEVGCALRMNFQTAGMMICDAARLTEQLPLFHQALADGRIGWGHVMKLMEVTASLPLDLPDHVLPRLEEMTLTAAEKLTPGKFAKVARELLEALHPVPLQDRVNAGIRERRVVLRPDANGMSWLNAYLKADEAQAIYERLTQIAKAVNDDDTATPEPHPPTNTDTDTEAVPIVCRTRDQRRADAYRDLLLDGIGADGTLGRGIRGTVHITVPVLTLLGQSQQPAILDGYGPIDLETARRLTGTATSFTRILTHPHTGCTLSVDRDSHNPPADLRRYVQIRDNTCQAPGCNRQAIHSEIDHTQAWSAGGPTSAGNLVSLCRPDHRLKHQSSFTTRQAPDGTLTWTTPGGKTYTNPRAQDLVRAALQPPTPGQPPTKGTPDAAGPASTPTSPPLTSPASEPPPKTDETPPF, via the coding sequence ATGGCCACCTCGAATGCCACACCAGACAGCACCCCGGAAGACTCCCCCGACGGGTCCTCCAATGACTACGTCGATCCGGTCGCCGAAGCCATCAGCGTGGTCATCGACCCGCTGATCGCCAACGCGAAGGTCATCGCCGCCGCGTATGCCGAACGCACCCGGTTGCTGGCCGAGCTGGACCAGCTCGGCCACGACCGGTGGATCATCGCCGGCCTCGCCGGTGACCCAATCGAGTCCGGCCGCAACGACCCAGACACCGGGAAACACGGTCCGGCGTGGGCCGACGAAGAACTCGCCCGTCGGGCCTTGGCAGCCGAGGTCGGCTGCGCGCTGCGGATGAACTTCCAGACCGCAGGCATGATGATCTGCGACGCCGCCCGCCTCACAGAGCAGCTCCCTTTGTTCCACCAGGCTCTAGCCGACGGCCGGATCGGGTGGGGCCACGTTATGAAGTTGATGGAGGTCACGGCATCACTCCCCCTTGACCTGCCCGACCATGTGTTGCCGCGACTGGAAGAGATGACGTTGACGGCTGCCGAGAAACTCACCCCCGGCAAGTTCGCCAAGGTCGCCCGGGAACTCCTCGAAGCCCTGCACCCCGTGCCGCTCCAAGACCGCGTCAACGCGGGCATCCGTGAGCGCCGGGTGGTGCTCCGCCCCGATGCCAACGGTATGTCGTGGCTGAACGCCTATCTCAAGGCCGACGAGGCCCAGGCGATCTATGAGCGCCTCACCCAGATTGCCAAGGCCGTCAACGACGACGACACCGCGACACCGGAGCCGCACCCACCAACGAACACTGACACTGACACGGAGGCGGTACCGATCGTGTGCCGCACTCGCGACCAACGCCGAGCGGACGCCTACCGCGATCTACTCCTGGACGGCATCGGAGCCGACGGCACACTCGGCCGCGGCATCCGCGGCACCGTGCACATCACCGTCCCAGTGCTCACCCTCCTCGGCCAGAGCCAACAACCCGCCATCCTCGACGGCTACGGGCCGATCGACCTGGAAACCGCCCGGCGCCTCACGGGTACGGCGACAAGTTTCACCCGCATCCTCACCCACCCGCACACCGGCTGCACCCTCTCCGTCGACCGGGACTCGCACAACCCGCCGGCGGACCTCCGCCGGTACGTGCAGATCCGCGACAACACCTGTCAGGCCCCGGGCTGTAACCGCCAAGCGATCCACAGCGAGATCGACCACACCCAAGCCTGGAGCGCCGGCGGCCCCACCAGCGCCGGCAACCTCGTCAGCCTGTGCCGGCCCGACCACAGGCTCAAACACCAAAGCAGCTTCACAACCCGCCAAGCGCCCGACGGCACCCTCACCTGGACCACCCCCGGCGGCAAAACCTACACAAACCCCCGCGCCCAGGACCTCGTCCGCGCCGCCCTCCAGCCGCCCACACCCGGGCAGCCACCCACGAAGGGGACGCCGGACGCTGCAGGACCGGCATCCACACCGACTTCACCACCCCTAACCTCACCGGCCTCCGAGCCTCCGCCCAAGACCGACGAGACCCCACCCTTCTAG
- a CDS encoding iron ABC transporter ATP-binding protein — MTHSRTSSLATGRRLRAGLALSGATLALFALAGCAPAGGSGSTATPSASSSATGKPTATATATAEPTESATPSPAAEGAAVDKTCDGILTADDVYAINPNYSVDPNYAPTSDTAVTATTYSGVSCGWINQSSGEVIEVSLAMPNETLTNTLKDAALADGDIVPTYGTAPEVEGYFSKSASTAQVFTKGYWVAVASPGMAEPGDAERIVVSVLGNL, encoded by the coding sequence GTGACCCACTCCCGCACGTCTTCCCTCGCCACCGGCCGCCGACTGCGCGCTGGACTCGCCCTCTCCGGCGCTACCCTCGCACTGTTCGCCCTGGCGGGATGCGCGCCGGCCGGTGGCTCAGGATCAACGGCGACGCCGTCGGCCAGCAGCTCCGCCACCGGCAAGCCCACGGCGACGGCCACCGCCACCGCTGAGCCCACCGAGTCGGCCACGCCGTCGCCCGCCGCCGAAGGTGCCGCCGTCGACAAGACCTGCGACGGTATCCTCACCGCCGATGACGTGTACGCGATCAACCCCAACTACAGCGTGGACCCCAACTACGCGCCGACGAGCGACACCGCCGTGACCGCCACCACGTATAGCGGTGTGTCCTGCGGGTGGATCAACCAGTCCAGCGGTGAGGTTATCGAGGTCTCGCTGGCCATGCCGAATGAGACTCTGACGAACACCCTCAAGGATGCGGCTCTCGCCGACGGCGACATCGTTCCCACCTACGGCACCGCCCCTGAGGTGGAGGGCTACTTCAGTAAGTCCGCCAGCACCGCCCAGGTTTTCACCAAGGGCTACTGGGTAGCCGTCGCCTCCCCCGGCATGGCGGAGCCCGGCGACGCCGAGCGCATCGTCGTCTCGGTTCTCGGCAACCTGTAG
- the argS gene encoding arginine--tRNA ligase, with translation MTPAELSQSLLNLVNDLVERRRGEGLEVADLSLSLADVSLERPRNRDHGDWASSVSMKIAKPLGTNPRAVAAELAAGLEAMPEVASVEVAGPGFINIRLEASAAGALARTIVNAGEAYGTGHMYDGIKINLEFVSANPTGPIHMGGVRWAAVGDSLARVLKAEGADVTREYYFNDHGSQIDRFARSVLAAYLGEPTPEDGYGGAYIGDIAAKVVEIYEGDIASLPREEQQEIFRAIGVDLMFTEIKEKLHGFGVDFDVFFHEDSLHESGAVDKAIARLRELGHIFEADGAIWLRTTTFGDDRDRVIIRSNGEPAYISGDLGYYLDKRERGFDQNLIMLGADHHGYIGRMMAMVEAFGDVPGVNLQILIGQMVNLLKGGEPVRMSKRAGTIVTLDDLVDAVGVDAGRYSLVRSSSDSQLDIDLDLLGKRTNENPVFYVQYAHARTCSVGRNAVDSGVDRSAFAPELLTHDSESALLGVLQEYPRVVAQAAELREPHRIARYIEEVAGYYHRWYDNCRVIPLGDEPVTDLHRTRLWLNDATGQVIRNGLGLLGVSAPERM, from the coding sequence GTGACCCCTGCCGAACTTTCTCAGTCCCTGCTCAACCTCGTCAACGACCTGGTTGAGCGTCGACGCGGGGAAGGCCTCGAGGTCGCAGATCTGTCTTTGAGCCTCGCCGACGTGTCGCTGGAGCGCCCGCGCAACCGCGACCACGGCGACTGGGCGTCGAGCGTGTCCATGAAGATCGCCAAGCCGCTGGGCACAAACCCGCGCGCCGTGGCGGCCGAGCTCGCCGCCGGCCTTGAAGCCATGCCCGAGGTCGCGTCCGTAGAGGTCGCCGGCCCCGGCTTCATCAACATCCGCCTCGAAGCATCCGCTGCCGGCGCCCTCGCGCGGACCATCGTCAACGCCGGCGAGGCCTACGGCACCGGCCACATGTACGACGGCATCAAGATCAACCTCGAGTTCGTCTCGGCCAACCCCACCGGACCCATCCACATGGGAGGCGTGCGCTGGGCAGCCGTGGGCGACAGCCTCGCCCGCGTGCTCAAGGCCGAAGGCGCGGATGTGACGCGCGAGTACTACTTCAACGACCACGGCTCCCAGATCGACCGGTTCGCCCGCAGCGTGCTCGCGGCCTACCTGGGTGAGCCCACCCCGGAGGACGGCTACGGCGGAGCGTACATCGGCGACATCGCCGCCAAGGTCGTGGAGATCTACGAGGGCGACATCGCGAGCCTGCCCCGCGAGGAACAGCAGGAAATCTTCCGCGCCATCGGCGTCGACCTCATGTTCACGGAGATCAAGGAGAAGCTGCACGGCTTCGGAGTCGACTTCGATGTGTTCTTCCACGAAGACTCCCTGCACGAGTCCGGCGCCGTCGACAAGGCCATCGCGCGCCTGCGCGAGCTTGGCCACATCTTCGAAGCGGATGGCGCCATCTGGCTGCGCACCACCACCTTCGGTGACGACCGCGACCGCGTCATCATCCGCTCGAACGGCGAACCGGCCTACATCTCGGGCGACCTGGGCTACTACCTCGACAAGCGTGAGCGCGGCTTCGACCAGAACCTGATCATGCTCGGCGCCGACCACCACGGCTACATCGGCCGCATGATGGCCATGGTCGAGGCGTTCGGCGACGTGCCCGGCGTCAACCTGCAGATCCTGATCGGCCAGATGGTCAACCTGCTCAAGGGTGGCGAGCCCGTGCGCATGTCCAAGCGTGCCGGCACCATCGTCACCCTCGACGACCTCGTCGACGCCGTGGGCGTGGACGCCGGCCGGTACTCGCTGGTGCGATCCTCGAGCGACTCGCAGCTGGACATCGACCTGGACCTGCTCGGCAAGCGCACCAACGAGAATCCGGTGTTCTACGTGCAGTACGCGCACGCCCGCACCTGCTCCGTGGGCCGCAACGCCGTGGATTCCGGCGTAGACCGTAGCGCGTTCGCCCCCGAACTGCTCACCCACGACAGCGAATCGGCGCTGCTGGGCGTGCTGCAGGAATACCCGCGCGTGGTGGCCCAGGCCGCCGAGCTGCGCGAGCCCCACCGCATCGCCCGCTACATCGAAGAGGTCGCCGGCTACTACCACCGCTGGTACGACAACTGCCGCGTCATCCCGCTGGGCGACGAGCCCGTCACCGACCTGCACCGCACCCGCCTGTGGCTGAACGACGCCACCGGCCAGGTCATCCGCAACGGCCTCGGCCTGCTCGGCGTCTCGGCGCCCGAGCGCATGTAA
- a CDS encoding DUF2993 domain-containing protein, whose translation MTATTPKRRRPARRLLVVVVAILALVGIFFAVDAGLRGYAENRIASEIDAKLPEGVSGDVNVALGGTSVIFQYLSGSFERVQLTAPELAVNGVPASVSIDATDVPTDTSQPIGHVDGAIELDQDALNSLLQTALTEADAAPEARDAQLELGTDQVTYTGELSIFGVPIGYQATAGPSVTPDALVLTPTGAEVTAGSGGLDVSRLVDLVLGGDPISVCVAGYLPQGVTLSDVETTPERVTITLESSTLTLTEQSLTTLGSCSPA comes from the coding sequence TTGACTGCCACGACGCCGAAACGACGACGCCCGGCCCGCCGCCTGCTGGTGGTGGTCGTGGCGATACTCGCCCTCGTCGGAATCTTCTTCGCCGTCGATGCCGGGCTCCGTGGCTACGCCGAGAATCGCATCGCGAGCGAGATCGACGCCAAGCTGCCCGAGGGTGTCTCGGGTGACGTGAACGTGGCCCTCGGTGGAACCTCGGTTATCTTCCAGTACCTCAGCGGCAGCTTCGAAAGGGTGCAGCTGACCGCTCCGGAGCTGGCGGTGAACGGCGTGCCGGCATCCGTGTCGATTGACGCCACCGATGTGCCCACCGACACGAGCCAGCCCATCGGCCACGTCGACGGAGCCATCGAGCTCGACCAGGACGCCCTCAACTCCCTGCTGCAGACCGCGCTGACCGAGGCGGATGCCGCCCCCGAGGCGCGCGACGCCCAGCTCGAACTCGGCACCGACCAGGTCACCTACACGGGCGAGCTCAGCATCTTCGGCGTGCCGATCGGCTACCAGGCCACGGCCGGGCCGAGCGTCACCCCCGACGCCCTGGTGCTCACTCCCACCGGCGCCGAGGTCACTGCGGGCTCAGGCGGCCTGGACGTGAGTCGGCTGGTGGACCTGGTGCTCGGCGGCGACCCGATCAGCGTGTGCGTGGCCGGCTACCTGCCGCAGGGGGTCACCCTCAGCGACGTGGAGACAACTCCTGAGCGAGTAACCATTACGCTGGAGTCGAGCACATTGACGCTCACCGAACAGTCGCTCACCACCCTGGGCAGCTGTTCCCCCGCTTGA
- the lysA gene encoding diaminopimelate decarboxylase, with the protein MAHNPLAPEWLSSPADANTLADGLWPSSVQRSDAGAIMIGGVSAPDLAARFGTPLYVIDETDARTRAIELRTAFDTEFARIGTTVKVYYAAKAFLSTEVARWMVDAGLNIDVCSGGELVVALAAGVDPARIGFHGNNKSRAEIAQATRLGVGTIIIDSPIEIERLAEAADRAGIVQNVRLRVNSGVHAHTHEFLATSHEDQKFGVVFEDAPALVAAIRAQPSLNFLGLHCHIGSQIFGVDGFAESASRLLSLQADLLAGGPVPELNLGGGFGIAYTSVDDPSPVAELAAALADIVAAECARRSIPVPVIAIEPGRVIIGPAGVTLYEVGTTKPVRIGENTRLYVSVDGGMSDNARPALYGAEYSVRIADRVSDAASALVRVAGKHCESGDIVVDADYLPGDVAPGDLLMVPATGAYCWSLASNYNYVGRPAVVAVVDGEARVIVRGETIDDLLARDAGVSGSAQGVTSTGSVQRSTNSTGEPGSTSEPGATNDMKESTR; encoded by the coding sequence GTGGCCCATAACCCACTCGCCCCCGAGTGGCTCAGCTCCCCAGCTGATGCCAACACGCTCGCCGACGGCCTCTGGCCCTCTTCCGTCCAGCGCTCCGATGCCGGCGCGATCATGATCGGCGGCGTCAGCGCCCCCGACCTCGCGGCCCGATTCGGGACCCCGCTCTACGTGATCGACGAAACGGATGCCCGCACTCGCGCGATCGAGCTCCGCACCGCGTTCGACACCGAGTTTGCTCGCATCGGCACCACCGTCAAGGTGTACTACGCCGCCAAGGCTTTTCTCTCCACCGAGGTCGCCCGGTGGATGGTGGACGCCGGCCTGAACATCGATGTCTGCAGCGGCGGCGAACTCGTCGTTGCTCTGGCCGCGGGCGTCGACCCCGCCCGCATCGGGTTCCACGGCAACAACAAGTCCCGCGCCGAGATCGCCCAGGCCACCCGCTTGGGCGTGGGCACGATCATCATCGACAGTCCCATCGAGATCGAGCGGCTCGCCGAGGCCGCCGATCGAGCCGGCATCGTGCAGAACGTGCGACTGCGGGTCAACAGCGGCGTGCACGCGCACACCCACGAGTTCCTGGCCACCTCGCACGAGGACCAGAAGTTCGGCGTGGTCTTCGAGGATGCCCCGGCGCTCGTCGCCGCGATCCGCGCCCAGCCGAGCCTCAACTTCCTCGGGCTGCACTGCCACATCGGCTCGCAGATCTTCGGCGTCGACGGTTTCGCCGAGTCGGCCTCCCGGCTGCTCAGCTTGCAGGCCGACCTGCTGGCCGGCGGCCCGGTGCCCGAACTCAACCTCGGCGGCGGCTTCGGCATCGCATACACCAGCGTCGACGACCCCAGCCCGGTGGCTGAGCTGGCCGCGGCCCTGGCCGACATCGTTGCCGCCGAGTGCGCCCGCCGTAGCATCCCGGTGCCCGTTATCGCCATCGAGCCCGGCCGGGTCATCATCGGACCGGCCGGCGTCACCCTCTACGAGGTGGGCACCACCAAGCCAGTGCGCATCGGCGAGAACACCCGGCTCTACGTGAGCGTCGACGGCGGCATGAGCGACAACGCCCGCCCCGCCCTCTACGGCGCCGAGTACTCGGTGCGCATCGCCGACCGGGTCTCGGATGCCGCGTCCGCGCTCGTGCGCGTGGCGGGCAAGCACTGCGAGAGCGGCGACATCGTCGTGGACGCCGACTACCTGCCGGGGGACGTGGCACCGGGCGATCTGCTCATGGTGCCGGCGACGGGCGCGTACTGCTGGTCGTTGGCCAGTAACTACAACTATGTGGGTCGGCCTGCTGTTGTGGCCGTGGTGGACGGGGAAGCCAGGGTCATTGTTCGGGGGGAGACTATTGACGATCTGCTGGCGCGGGACGCGGGAGTCTCGGGATCGGCTCAGGGGGTCACTTCGACAGGCTCAGTACAGCGCTCGACAAACTCGACCGGCGAGCCTGGCTCGACCAGCGAGCCTGGGGCGACCAACGACATGAAGGAAAGCACCCGATGA
- a CDS encoding homoserine dehydrogenase: MIEYRNLRVALLGGGSVGAQVARLLLEHSDELANRVGAGLELVGILVRDLDAPRSADLPRELFTTDADSLILGADIVIELMGGIEPARSYILTAINSGADVVTANKALLAEHGAELFEAADQVGAQLNYEAAVAGAIPIVRPLRDSLAGDTVNRILGIVNGTTNFILDRMHVAGDTLEEALATATELGYAEADPTADIGGYDAAQKAALLASLAFHTNVPLEKVYREGITGVTPQQIESATKAGYVVKLLAICERLIDPETGEEGVSARVYPAMVHHSHPLASVHGANNAVFVEAEAAGPLMFYGAGAGGVQTASAVLGDLVSVARRHVVGGPGFAASNHADLPVLDIGKVTTRYAVTLEVTDEPGVLATIAGVFSKNEVSLALVEQSMTPAEPVSGSHAAVSGTATLVIGTHEATEAALAATVIDLAANSVVTNVASVLRVEGV, encoded by the coding sequence ATGATCGAATACCGCAATCTGCGAGTCGCCCTGCTCGGAGGTGGATCCGTCGGCGCCCAGGTGGCCCGGCTGCTGCTCGAGCACAGCGACGAGCTCGCCAACCGGGTGGGCGCGGGCCTCGAGCTCGTCGGCATCCTGGTGCGCGACCTCGACGCCCCGCGGTCGGCCGACCTGCCCCGGGAACTGTTCACCACCGACGCCGACTCGCTGATCCTCGGAGCCGACATCGTGATCGAGCTGATGGGCGGCATCGAGCCGGCCCGCAGCTACATCCTCACGGCCATCAACTCCGGCGCCGACGTCGTCACCGCCAACAAGGCCCTGCTGGCCGAACACGGCGCCGAACTCTTCGAAGCCGCCGACCAGGTGGGCGCCCAACTCAACTACGAGGCCGCCGTCGCCGGTGCGATCCCCATCGTGCGGCCCTTGCGCGACAGCCTCGCGGGCGACACGGTCAACCGCATCCTCGGCATCGTCAACGGCACCACCAACTTCATCCTCGACCGGATGCACGTGGCCGGAGACACCCTCGAAGAGGCCCTCGCCACCGCCACGGAGCTCGGCTACGCCGAAGCCGACCCCACCGCAGACATCGGCGGGTACGACGCCGCACAGAAGGCCGCGCTGCTGGCCAGCCTCGCGTTCCACACCAACGTGCCGCTGGAGAAGGTCTACCGCGAGGGCATCACGGGAGTCACCCCGCAGCAGATCGAATCGGCCACCAAGGCCGGCTACGTGGTCAAGCTGCTCGCCATCTGCGAACGCCTGATCGACCCGGAGACCGGCGAAGAGGGCGTCTCCGCCCGCGTCTACCCGGCCATGGTGCACCACAGCCACCCGCTCGCTTCCGTGCACGGCGCCAACAACGCCGTCTTCGTCGAGGCCGAGGCCGCCGGCCCGCTGATGTTCTACGGCGCCGGCGCCGGGGGGGTGCAGACCGCATCCGCCGTGCTCGGCGACCTCGTTTCGGTAGCCCGCCGCCACGTCGTGGGCGGCCCGGGATTCGCCGCCTCCAACCACGCGGACCTGCCGGTGCTCGACATCGGCAAGGTCACCACCCGATACGCGGTCACCCTCGAGGTCACCGACGAACCCGGTGTGCTCGCCACGATCGCCGGCGTGTTCAGCAAAAACGAGGTTTCGCTGGCGCTTGTCGAACAGTCGATGACGCCCGCAGAGCCCGTCAGCGGCAGTCACGCCGCCGTGTCGGGCACAGCTACCCTAGTCATTGGAACGCACGAGGCCACGGAGGCTGCGCTTGCCGCGACCGTGATCGACCTTGCCGCCAACAGTGTCGTCACCAATGTCGCATCCGTATTAAGAGTTGAAGGAGTCTGA
- the thrC gene encoding threonine synthase: MSSERETGQHQMVKTQSRQWRGVLREYADRLNISDATPIVTLGEGGTPLIPAAALSARTGAKVWVKYEGMNPTGSFKDRGMTMAMSKAVEDGAKAVICASTGNTSASAAAYATHAGIKAVVLVPEGKIAMGKLSQAIAHNAQLLQVQGNFDDCLDIARDLAKNYPVHLVNSVNPDRIEGQKTAAFEVVEVLEDAPDIHIVPVGNAGNYTAYFRGYSEELARGATTKLPRMFGFQAAGSAPIVLGHRVEHPETIASAIRIGNPASWDLALNAREVSDGYFGAISDEKILEAYRILSAEVGIFVEPASAISVAGLLERADAGQIPAGSTVVLTVTGHGLKDPQWALRTADGSDVKPTIVPVDTAAIAELLGLGQK, from the coding sequence ATGTCCAGCGAACGAGAGACCGGTCAGCACCAGATGGTGAAAACCCAGTCCCGTCAGTGGCGGGGTGTGCTGCGCGAGTACGCCGACCGGCTGAACATCAGTGACGCCACCCCCATCGTCACGCTCGGTGAGGGCGGCACTCCGCTGATCCCCGCCGCCGCGCTCTCTGCGCGCACCGGCGCCAAGGTGTGGGTGAAGTACGAGGGGATGAACCCCACCGGGTCATTCAAGGACCGCGGCATGACCATGGCCATGTCCAAGGCCGTTGAAGACGGCGCCAAGGCCGTCATCTGCGCCTCGACCGGCAACACCTCGGCCTCCGCCGCGGCGTACGCCACCCACGCGGGCATCAAGGCCGTCGTGCTGGTGCCGGAGGGCAAGATCGCCATGGGCAAGCTCAGCCAGGCCATCGCGCACAACGCCCAGCTGCTGCAGGTGCAGGGCAACTTCGACGACTGCCTCGACATTGCCCGCGACCTGGCCAAGAACTACCCGGTTCACTTGGTCAACTCGGTCAACCCCGACCGTATCGAGGGCCAGAAGACCGCGGCCTTCGAGGTCGTCGAGGTGCTCGAAGACGCCCCCGACATCCACATCGTGCCGGTCGGCAACGCGGGTAACTACACCGCCTACTTCCGCGGCTACAGCGAAGAACTCGCTCGCGGCGCCACCACCAAACTGCCCCGGATGTTCGGGTTCCAGGCCGCAGGCAGCGCCCCGATCGTGCTCGGTCACCGCGTTGAGCACCCCGAGACCATCGCCAGCGCCATCCGCATCGGTAACCCGGCCTCGTGGGACCTTGCCCTGAACGCCCGCGAGGTGAGTGACGGCTACTTCGGCGCCATCAGCGACGAGAAGATCCTCGAGGCCTATCGCATCCTCTCCGCCGAGGTGGGCATCTTCGTCGAGCCGGCCTCCGCGATCAGCGTCGCGGGACTCCTCGAACGAGCCGACGCCGGCCAGATCCCGGCCGGCTCCACCGTGGTGCTCACCGTCACCGGCCACGGCCTGAAGGACCCGCAGTGGGCACTTCGCACGGCCGACGGCAGCGATGTGAAGCCCACGATCGTGCCCGTCGACACCGCCGCGATCGCCGAACTCCTGGGCCTGGGCCAGAAATGA
- the thrB gene encoding homoserine kinase, with protein MTTALPVAGRNALAGRSVVVKVPATTANLGPGFDTLGLALAHYDHLQVEVLDEPGVFVEVHGIGAGEVPTDENNLVVRAIAHTFAAYDIPLPGLKLIAENVIPHGRGMGSSGAAIVSGIMAAKGLLEGIVDIDSDALLVLATEMEGHPDNVAPALFGGLTIAWMTPEGPKHKKLMVHRGVSPLVFVPVHAMSTALARSLQPESVPHEDAVFNLSRSALLIAALIQSPELLLAATEDKLHQSYRAAAMPETNRLITLLREHGFAAVVSGAGPSILVLASDPGQRLVAAELVAEKSETPWQTLMLAVDFKGATVVRTDV; from the coding sequence ATGACCACCGCGCTCCCCGTAGCGGGACGCAACGCGCTGGCCGGCCGTTCGGTCGTCGTCAAGGTTCCGGCCACCACCGCGAACCTCGGCCCGGGGTTCGACACTCTGGGGCTGGCCCTCGCCCACTACGACCACCTGCAGGTGGAAGTGCTGGACGAGCCCGGCGTCTTCGTCGAGGTGCACGGCATCGGCGCGGGCGAGGTGCCCACCGACGAGAACAACCTCGTGGTGCGTGCCATCGCGCACACCTTCGCCGCCTACGATATTCCGCTGCCGGGACTCAAGCTCATCGCCGAGAACGTGATTCCGCACGGCCGCGGCATGGGGTCATCCGGTGCCGCGATCGTCTCGGGCATCATGGCCGCTAAGGGCCTGCTCGAGGGGATCGTCGACATCGACTCCGATGCGCTGCTCGTGCTGGCCACCGAGATGGAGGGGCACCCCGATAACGTGGCGCCCGCACTGTTCGGTGGACTCACCATCGCCTGGATGACCCCGGAGGGCCCGAAGCACAAGAAGCTCATGGTGCACCGCGGCGTCTCCCCGCTGGTCTTCGTGCCCGTGCACGCCATGTCCACGGCGCTGGCCCGCAGCCTGCAACCCGAGTCGGTACCGCACGAAGACGCCGTCTTCAACCTGTCCCGCTCCGCCCTGCTGATCGCGGCTCTCATCCAGAGCCCCGAGCTGTTGCTTGCGGCCACCGAGGACAAGCTGCACCAGAGCTACCGTGCCGCCGCAATGCCCGAGACCAACCGGCTGATCACGCTGCTGAGGGAGCACGGCTTCGCCGCCGTGGTGTCGGGCGCCGGTCCGTCGATCCTGGTGCTGGCCAGCGACCCCGGCCAGCGTCTGGTGGCCGCGGAGCTCGTGGCCGAGAAGAGCGAGACGCCGTGGCAGACGCTCATGCTGGCCGTCGATTTCAAGGGTGCAACGGTCGTCCGCACCGACGTCTGA